A genomic region of Fusarium oxysporum Fo47 chromosome VI, complete sequence contains the following coding sequences:
- a CDS encoding general substrate transporter, with protein sequence MSKADTKEHLEHLEDTGSPNSIHEINIDDLDSIEQTKAGKFSWLVSITAAIGGMLFGYDTGIISAVLVYIHQDLGKTLTSQEKELITSITSGGAFLGAIFAGCSADRYGRKVAIYVGCVLFTVGAIIQAASFSVAQMTVGRLIVGLGVGSAAMVVPLYIAEVSPGKYRGRMIGLDNMSITGGQLVSYGIGAAFAHVSSGWRYMVGGGAIPAIVLAALLPFCPESPRQLIYHGKAEEAAAVIRRIFPNGTEAQVQDKIRHITHHVNEAKSLNAGKSQWWVFKQLYVNPANFRTLVSACGLMAISQLSGFNSLMYYSPLLFSLVGFSNPVAVGTVIAGTNFIFTWVNLMLVDRAGRRRILICTVPFMGIALIVAAVCFKYIPINHDLSLASDAKIGWPAIVVLVSMVIFVGFYSSGIGNTAWLSSEFFPMEVRAMGTMMLTMTCWGSNIIVSSTFLTQMENTTPSGAFGFYAAICILGWVCIYFCYPEVKGMTLEDIREIFEHGFGVQRAREIQKEMKLLRKSAASAEVAKA encoded by the exons ATGTCCAAGGCCGATACCAAGGAACATCTCGAGCATCTCGAGGATACGGGTTCCCCAAATTCCATTCACGAAATCAACATCGATGATCTCGACTCCATCGAGCAGACCAAGGCCGGCAAGTTTTCCTGGCTTGTCAGTATCACTGCTGCCATCGGTGGCATGCTGTTTGGTTATGATACTGGAATCATATCCGCTGTGCTT GTCTACATCCACCAAGACCTCGGCAAGACTCTTACGTCTCAGGAGAAAGAACTCATCACCTCGATCACCTCCGGTGGTGCCTTTCTGGGTGCCATCTTTGCAGGATGTTCTGCTGATCGTTACGGACGAAAGGTTGCTATCTATGTGGGCTGTGTCCTCTTCACTGTCGGTGCCATTATCCAAGCCGCTTCTTTCTCAGTCGCGCAGATGACTGTTGGCCGCCTCATCGTCGGTCTGGGGGTGGGGAGTGCTGCAATGGTCGTACCTTTATATATTGCTGAAGTGAGCCCTGGCAAGTATCGAGGTCGTATGATCGGTCTTGATAATATGTCTATCACTGGTGGTCAGCTTGTCTCCTACGGCATTGGAGCCGCGTTCGCACACGTTTCATCTGGCTGGCGATACATGGTAGGCGGTGGTGCCATCCCTGCTATCGTACTTGCCGCTCTTCTCCCTTTCTGTCCCGAATCTCCTCGTCAGCTCATCTACCACGGAAAGGCTGAAGAGGCGGCCGCAGTCATCAGGCGCATCTTTCCCAATGGTACCGAAGCACAGGTCCAGGACAAGATTCGCCATATCACACACCACGTCAACGAGGCCAAGTCTCTTAATGCTGGCAAGTCTCAGTGGTGGGTGTTCAAGCAGCTCTATGTCAACCCCGCAAACTTCCGAACTCTCGTCTCTGCCTGCGGACTCATGGCTATTTCTCAACTCAGCGGCTTCAACTCTCTCATGTACTATTCTCCTCTACTGTTCTCCCTCGTTGGGTTTTCTAACCCCGTAGCTGTGGGAACAGTAATTGCTGGCACCAACTTCATTTTCACCTGGGTCAACCTCATGCTTGTTGACCGTGCTGGCCGCCGAAGGATTTTAATCTGCACAGTTCCTTTCATGGGTATCGCTCTCATAGTTGCTGCTGTGTGTTTTAAGTATATCCCTATCAACCATGATCTCTCTCTGGCATCAGACGCCAAGATTGGTTGGCCTGCTATTGTGGTCCTCGTCAGCATGGTGATCTTTGTAGGTTTCTACTCTTCTGGTATCGGCAACACGGCTTGGCTTTCAAGCGAGTTCTTCCCCATGGAAGTTCGAGCTATGGGAACTATGATGCTCACCATGACCTGCTGGGGATCCAATATCATTGTGTCTTCAACATTTCTTACTCAGATGGAGAATACTACCCCCTCTGGTGCTTTCGGATTCTACGCTGCCATCTGCATTCTCGGCTGGGTTTGCATCTACTTCTGTTACCCTGAAGTCAAGGGCATGACTCTTGAGGATATTCGAGAGATTTTCGAGCACGGCTTCGGTGTTCAGCGAGCACGAGAAATCCAGAAAGAGATGAAGCTTCTCAGGAAATCTGCTGCCTCTGCTGAGGTCGCCAAGGCTTAG
- a CDS encoding cytochrome P450 gives MYAQVVSVFTAVSLLTYFALYPIYTYLRDAKGLRRYPNFHPLAGITNIPFVREAAKGFRSRTLYEMHKTHPVIRTGPNSLSYGSIQAIKDIYGHGTKCTKGEFYETLAGSHYHLADVIDKADHARKRRALSAAYALKNLENWEFKVADKAERFIRAADAACTLPLKEGFTRPDPRDLNFDYRAFTNFFTLDAIADIGLSERLGFLDQGHDRVKAERMDGTIHEVNFRECLHSTARAQSILAWTEKWYNFNVEVSKWFSKDFRQWWHLNEGWNDIVYHRATQRLERYKNGERLPDFFQALMDHSEANPPGLEWGEIVAEVSIMMNAGSDTTAIAMNNVMYWLLKNPSCMAKLREEVDSVLDPEEIVAPYDKVKHLPYLRACLDESLRITPPTTFGLPRRTPPEGWNILGDYIPGDTTVSISAYVTHRDPQVFPDPESYAPERWLGEKGKDLQPYFIAFSAGARGCIGRNISYLEQTVLLASVVHRYEWALPYPEWEPERREAMNLAPGPMPLKVWRRDLGVEEVDEKGN, from the coding sequence ATGTACGCACAAGTTGTATCTGTCTTTACAGCAGTATCTCTCCTCACGTATTTCGCCCTCTACCCCATCTACACATATCTTCGCGATGCCAAAGGTCTCCGGCGGTACCCCAACTTCCACCCCCTGGCGGGAATAACCAATATCCCTTTTGTCCGCGAAGCAGCCAAGGGTTTCCGCTCCCGTACTTTGTATGAGATGCACAAGACCCATCCCGTGATCCGCACTGGCCCAAATTCTCTATCCTATGGCTCCATCCAAGCCATCAAGGATATCTATGGCCATGGCACAAAATGCACCAAGGGAGAGTTCTACGAGACTCTTGCTGGCAGCCACTATCACTTAGCCGATGTCATCGACAAGGCCGATCATGCTAGAAAGCGCCGTGCCCTTTCTGCTGCATATGCCTTGAAGAATCTTGAAAACTGGGAGTTTAAAGTGGCCGATAAGGCAGAGCGTTTCATCCGCGCTGCCGATGCTGCTTGTACTCTGCCACTCAAAGAAGGCTTCACACGGCCCGACCCTAGAGATCTCAACTTCGATTACCGCGCATTTACCAACTTCTTCACCCTCGACGCCATAGCAGATATTGGCCTTAGCGAGCGTCTCGGTTTTCTTGACCAAGGCCATGATCGCGTGAAAGCCGAGCGTATGGATGGAACTATCCACGAAGTCAACTTCCGAGAGTGTCTTCACTCAACAGCCCGTGCTCAGTCTATTCTCGCCTGGACTGAGAAGTGGTACAACTTCAATGTTGAAGTGTCCAAGTGGTTCTCAAAAGATTTCCGCCAGTGGTGGCACCTCAACGAAGGCTGGAACGATATTGTGTATCATCGCGCAACACAGCGTCTTGAGCGATATAAGAATGGCGAGAGACTGCCTGATTTCTTCCAAGCTCTCATGGACCACAGCGAGGCCAATCCTCCTGGTCTTGAGTGGGGAGAGATTGTCGCTGAAGTTTCCATCATGATGAATGCTGGCTCTGATACCACTGCTATTGCGATGAACAACGTCATGTATTGGCTTCTGAAGAACCCGTCTTGCATGGCGAAGcttcgagaagaagttgactcTGTTCTTGATCCTGAAGAGATCGTTGCTCCCTACGATAAAGTCAAGCATCTTCCCTACCTTCGAGCCTGCTTAGACGAATCTCTTCGCATCACACCGCCAACGACTTTTGGTCTTCCTCGCCGTACACCCCCTGAAGGCTGGAATATTCTCGGTGATTATATCCCTGGAGATACTACGGTGTCTATCTCGGCGTATGTCACACACAGAGACCCTCAAGTCTTTCCCGATCCTGAGTCATACGCTCCAGAGAGATGGCTCGgagagaagggcaaggaCTTGCAGCCATATTTTATCGCCTTCAGTGCCGGAGCCCGCGGCTGCATCGGCCGAAATATCAGTTATCTTGAGCAAACTGTACTATTGGCTAGTGTTGTGCATAGGTATGAGTGGGCATTGCCTTATCCAGAGTGGGAACCAGAACGCAGAGAGGCGATGAATCTTGCTCCTGGCCCTATGCCCCTCAAGGTTTGGCGTCGAGACTTGGGTGtggaagaagttgacgaaAAGGGCAATTAG